One genomic segment of Panicum virgatum strain AP13 chromosome 2N, P.virgatum_v5, whole genome shotgun sequence includes these proteins:
- the LOC120658806 gene encoding phosphoenolpyruvate/phosphate translocator 1, chloroplastic-like — translation MSSLGLWHKDDDATKAAKNMDAAGGGEARAGGGHAKTMLRLGALFGLWHLFTVVYSKQVLKVFPYPINVTAVQFAVGTLVALLMWNTGILKRPMVSGAQLSAILPLAIVHTMANVFTNMSPGKVAVSFTHVDKAHRELKPATYPVLVPIFLGQLLIPLVVLCLVSIAVFQSRNVMRGSLGAINFFSVVTVMSFFLLTPVTFLTEGVQVTPALLQSLLRTI, via the exons ATGTCCTCGTTGGGCCTATGGCACAAAGACGACGACGCGACGAAGGCGGCCAAGAACATGGAcgctgctggaggaggagaGGCCAGGGCCGGAGGAGGGCACGCCAAGACGATGCTACGGCTGGGGGCCCTCTTCGGTCTCTGGCACCTCTTCACCGTCGTCTACAGCAAGCAG GTTCTCAAGGTTTTCCCGTACCCGATAAACGTCACGGCGGTGCAGTTCGCCGTTGGAACTCTAGTCGCTTTGCTCATGTGGAACACCGGTATCCTTAAAAGACCAATGGTGTCCGGTGCACAG CTTTCTGCTATCCTCCCTCTAGCTATTGTCCATACCATGGCCAATGTTTTCACAAACATGAGCCCCGGGAAGGTTGCGGTGTCATTTACACATGTCGACAAGGCTCACAGGGAGCTGAAGCCTGCTACCTATCCGGTTCTCGTTCCAATCTTCCTCGGTCAG TTACTTATTCCGTTGGTTGTATTGTGTCTCGTTTCAATTGCGGTCTTCCAGTCAAGGAATGTGATGAGG GGATCTCTGGGCGCCATTAATTTTTTCTCAGTAGTCACAGTCATGTCATTCTTCCTCTTGACACCGGTAACCTTTCTAACAGAAGGTGTTCAAGTCACACCTGCACTCCTGCAGTCCCTGCTGAGGACCATATAG